The proteins below come from a single Nitrosarchaeum sp. genomic window:
- a CDS encoding NADH-quinone oxidoreductase subunit C — protein MSSDSENEQIETTSDVEPASKATPAKEIELPKFEKGIADKITEKFGSKTKVAFVKPDRVRIDVGRDDIKEVAEFLRDVLNFDHAESVSGVDYPQDKEIEVVYHLGSYTDPSLSRQILILTTRAQREENPIPGNDSTKLPSLREIFYSVEFHEREIFEMFGVYFQGHPDNRRLLLPEDWADLPPLRKDFAIKGR, from the coding sequence ATGAGTTCTGATTCTGAAAATGAACAAATTGAAACTACATCTGATGTAGAACCTGCATCTAAAGCAACTCCGGCTAAAGAAATTGAACTACCAAAATTTGAAAAAGGTATTGCAGATAAAATTACTGAAAAATTTGGTTCTAAAACTAAAGTAGCCTTTGTAAAACCTGATAGAGTTAGAATTGATGTTGGTAGAGATGATATCAAAGAAGTGGCAGAATTTTTAAGAGATGTTCTTAACTTTGATCATGCTGAATCTGTTTCTGGTGTAGATTATCCTCAAGATAAAGAAATTGAGGTAGTATATCATTTAGGTTCCTATACTGATCCTTCTCTTTCAAGACAAATTCTTATATTGACAACTAGAGCACAAAGAGAAGAAAATCCAATTCCTGGAAATGATTCAACAAAACTTCCTAGTCTTAGAGAAATATTTTACAGTGTAGAATTTCATGAGCGAGAGATTTTTGAAATGTTTGGAGTTTACTTTCAAGGTCATCCCGATAATAGACGATTACTCTTACCAGAAGATTGGGCAGATTTACCACCTCTAAGAAAGGACTTTGCAATTAAAGGAAGATAG
- the nuoB gene encoding NADH-quinone oxidoreductase subunit NuoB — protein MIKDLITPQNANVFVGKLGDILEKAIDKPLGYAINWGRIWSLWPVHIETACCSVEFGAASSPRYDVERFGIIEAFGSLRQCDLIVVQGTITRKMAPRLRLVYDQMPEPKYVIAMGACAITGGLYFDSYNVLPGIDGVLPVDVYVPGCPPRPETLIQGCMLLQEKIKRMKARKYV, from the coding sequence TTGATAAAAGATCTAATTACACCACAAAATGCAAATGTCTTTGTTGGTAAACTAGGAGATATTTTAGAAAAAGCAATTGATAAACCATTAGGCTATGCAATCAATTGGGGACGAATTTGGTCACTTTGGCCTGTCCATATTGAAACAGCATGTTGTAGTGTAGAATTTGGAGCTGCGTCAAGTCCAAGATATGATGTTGAAAGATTTGGTATTATTGAAGCATTTGGTTCTCTTAGACAATGTGATCTAATTGTAGTTCAAGGAACTATAACAAGAAAAATGGCACCACGATTAAGATTAGTTTATGATCAAATGCCAGAACCAAAATATGTTATTGCAATGGGTGCATGTGCAATTACTGGTGGTTTGTATTTTGATTCATACAATGTGCTTCCAGGTATTGATGGTGTTTTACCAGTAGATGTTTATGTTCCAGGTTGTCCGCCTAGACCTGAAACTCTTATTCAAGGATGTATGCTGTTACAAGAAAAAATTAAGAGAATGAAGGCCAGGAAGTATGTATAA
- a CDS encoding acyl-CoA carboxylase subunit beta codes for MHFEKIDEYSKINKISLQGGGQDKIKDQHDKGKLTARDRIDLLLDVGTFTEIDPLVTHHYYEYDMQNKKFFTDGVVGGYGTVNGRQIFVFAYDFTVLGGTLSQMGAKKITKLMDHATTTGCPIIGIMDSGGARIQEGIMSLDGFADIFYHNQLASGVIPQITASIGPSAGGSVYSPAMTDFVIMVDKVGTMFVTGPDVVKTVLGEEISFDDLGGAMTHGVKSGVAHFVAKNEYECMDYIKKLISYLPQNNTEEPPKIKTDDDPNRLDHNLINIIPDNPLQPYDMKEIINSVVDNHEFFEIHELFAPNVVVGYGRLNGKVVGIVANQPMHLAGALDIDSSNKAARFIRFCDAFNIPIITFVDTPGYMPGSNQEHNGIIRHGSKLLYAYCEATVPRITLVIGKAYGGAYIAMGSKNLRTDVNYAWPTARCAVLGGEAAVKIMYRKELSSAKDPESLKKQLISEFSEKFENPYVAASHGTIDNVIDPAETRPMLIKALEMLANKRAKHLPRKHGNINL; via the coding sequence ATGCACTTTGAAAAAATCGATGAATATTCTAAGATAAATAAAATATCGTTACAAGGTGGAGGACAGGATAAAATCAAAGATCAACATGATAAGGGAAAATTAACCGCCAGAGATAGAATTGATCTCTTATTAGACGTAGGTACTTTTACTGAGATTGATCCTCTCGTAACTCATCATTATTATGAATATGACATGCAAAACAAAAAATTCTTCACCGATGGGGTTGTTGGCGGTTATGGAACAGTAAACGGTAGACAGATCTTTGTCTTTGCTTATGATTTCACTGTACTTGGTGGCACATTAAGTCAAATGGGAGCTAAAAAAATTACCAAATTAATGGATCATGCAACCACCACTGGTTGTCCAATAATTGGCATAATGGATTCAGGAGGAGCAAGAATTCAAGAAGGTATTATGAGTCTTGATGGATTTGCTGATATTTTTTATCATAATCAATTAGCTTCTGGAGTTATTCCACAAATTACTGCAAGTATTGGTCCCTCTGCAGGTGGTTCTGTTTATTCTCCAGCAATGACTGATTTTGTTATTATGGTTGACAAAGTAGGAACAATGTTTGTTACTGGACCTGATGTGGTAAAGACTGTCCTTGGTGAAGAAATCTCATTTGATGATTTAGGTGGTGCAATGACACATGGAGTAAAAAGTGGGGTAGCTCATTTTGTTGCAAAGAATGAATATGAATGCATGGATTATATAAAAAAATTAATCTCATATCTGCCCCAAAATAATACTGAAGAACCACCAAAAATAAAAACTGATGATGATCCAAATAGACTTGATCATAATTTAATCAATATCATTCCTGATAATCCCTTACAACCCTACGATATGAAAGAAATCATTAACTCTGTTGTTGACAATCACGAATTTTTTGAAATTCATGAATTATTTGCACCAAATGTTGTTGTTGGTTATGGTAGACTAAACGGTAAAGTTGTTGGTATTGTTGCTAATCAACCAATGCATCTTGCAGGAGCACTTGATATTGATTCATCAAACAAAGCAGCTAGATTCATTCGATTTTGTGATGCGTTCAATATTCCAATAATCACATTTGTTGATACCCCCGGTTATATGCCAGGTTCTAATCAAGAGCATAATGGTATCATTAGACATGGTAGTAAACTTCTTTATGCTTATTGTGAGGCCACAGTTCCGAGAATCACTCTTGTAATTGGAAAAGCATATGGCGGTGCCTACATAGCTATGGGAAGTAAAAATCTAAGAACTGATGTGAATTATGCATGGCCAACTGCACGATGCGCAGTCTTGGGAGGTGAAGCAGCTGTTAAAATTATGTATAGAAAAGAACTATCGAGTGCTAAAGATCCTGAATCACTTAAAAAACAACTAATCAGCGAATTCTCAGAAAAATTTGAAAATCCATATGTTGCTGCATCACATGGTACAATTGATAATGTAATTGATCCAGCTGAAACTCGTCCAATGTTGATCAAAGCATTAGAAATGCTTGCAAATAAAAGAGCAAAACATCTTCCAAGAAAACATGGAAATATCAATTTGTGA
- a CDS encoding AAA family ATPase translates to MWSEKYRPQNISDMIGNEESRSSIIEWFTKWKKGTKPLLLVGPPGIGKTTIAYLTAKQFQYDMVGLNASDVRSKSRINEILSPILGNVSILGLPMIFIDEVDGIHGRGDYGGAEALIDILKEPTVPIVLAANSDTSDKMKSIKKVVKTISFKPIPPRLLKIYLENILKKENVTLSPGSIIKVIDRSRGDVRSMINLTQSLVTGFNPQTEKSFESINVEDGINAFFKANSFDEARGVLYSMQIDPRLKIDAFYSSIVTSNLDNQTLAKLLEIISEADMLYGKIMKTQNWRLLRYLNEILIRLYLNDERIRYSQYNLSWPLLNRIRWDGKKIKSLSSVMAKTLHLSSSAFVTMCLPYVLFCIKNKKLSLDLEETFGDVIEKEIELIK, encoded by the coding sequence ATGTGGTCTGAAAAATATAGACCTCAGAATATTTCTGATATGATTGGTAATGAAGAATCAAGATCTTCTATAATTGAGTGGTTCACTAAATGGAAAAAAGGCACAAAACCCCTTTTGCTAGTTGGTCCTCCCGGAATTGGCAAGACAACTATTGCATATCTTACAGCAAAACAATTTCAATATGATATGGTTGGATTGAATGCAAGTGATGTAAGAAGTAAATCTAGGATTAACGAAATACTTTCACCTATACTTGGCAATGTCAGCATATTGGGCTTACCTATGATCTTCATTGATGAAGTTGATGGTATTCATGGACGAGGTGATTATGGTGGAGCAGAAGCATTAATTGATATTTTAAAGGAACCCACTGTACCTATAGTATTAGCTGCAAATTCTGATACCTCTGATAAAATGAAAAGTATCAAAAAAGTTGTTAAGACTATATCTTTCAAACCCATTCCTCCACGTCTTTTGAAAATTTACCTTGAAAATATTTTAAAAAAAGAAAATGTAACTCTTAGTCCTGGTTCTATAATAAAAGTAATTGATAGATCCAGAGGTGATGTTCGTTCTATGATTAATTTAACACAGTCTCTAGTAACTGGGTTTAATCCTCAAACTGAAAAATCATTTGAAAGTATTAATGTCGAAGATGGAATTAATGCGTTTTTTAAAGCAAATTCATTTGATGAAGCTAGAGGCGTTTTGTATTCTATGCAAATTGATCCGAGATTAAAAATAGATGCATTTTACTCAAGTATTGTTACAAGTAATTTAGATAATCAAACACTTGCAAAACTATTAGAAATTATTTCTGAAGCTGATATGCTTTATGGAAAAATTATGAAAACTCAAAATTGGAGATTATTACGTTATTTAAATGAAATTTTGATTCGATTATATCTAAATGATGAACGAATTAGATATTCGCAATACAATCTTTCATGGCCCCTTCTAAATCGGATTAGATGGGATGGAAAAAAAATTAAGTCTTTATCTTCTGTCATGGCAAAAACATTACATCTTTCTTCTAGTGCTTTTGTTACAATGTGTTTACCATACGTATTATTTTGTATAAAAAATAAAAAACTAAGTTTAGACTTAGAAGAAACTTTTGGTGATGTAATAGAAAAGGAGATTGAATTAATCAAATGA
- a CDS encoding acetyl-CoA carboxylase biotin carboxyl carrier protein subunit, whose amino-acid sequence MDYKIKDIEKTFDGEIIENLGNNEYVIKINDNKHQIKILKMDSKGIEFVLDQKYHRAKYLENSTNEMNLIIDNVPLTINMHTDLDKIVYKHSGGSGASDSQLTLKSQIPGKVVSIAVQEGDSVKQGDVICTLESMKMQVAIKSHKNGSIKSIKVKIGGTVAKNDIVAEIE is encoded by the coding sequence ATGGATTATAAAATAAAAGATATCGAAAAAACATTTGACGGAGAAATTATTGAGAACCTAGGTAATAATGAATATGTGATCAAAATTAATGATAATAAACATCAAATAAAAATTCTAAAAATGGATTCCAAAGGAATTGAATTTGTATTAGATCAAAAATACCACAGAGCAAAATATCTTGAGAATTCAACAAATGAAATGAATCTCATTATTGACAATGTACCACTTACGATTAACATGCACACTGATCTTGATAAAATTGTATACAAACATTCGGGAGGAAGCGGTGCTTCTGATTCTCAATTGACATTGAAGAGTCAAATTCCTGGAAAGGTTGTTTCTATTGCTGTTCAAGAAGGTGATTCAGTAAAGCAGGGAGATGTAATTTGTACATTAGAATCTATGAAAATGCAAGTTGCTATAAAATCTCACAAAAACGGTTCAATCAAATCCATTAAAGTCAAAATTGGTGGAACTGTAGCTAAAAATGATATTGTCGCAGAAATAGAATAA
- a CDS encoding peroxiredoxin: MALNVGDIAPKFELPDTDLKMRTLDEFKGKKIVLTFIVAASSPVCENELCNFRDSWSEISNLGAQIVAISNDGPFANKAFVQKNNFNFPLLADYNSKTIRDYDVLMPHLLHIKDYNAAKRSVFIIMEDGKIGYKWVSEDPLKEPNYDEIKKFLN, translated from the coding sequence ATGGCATTGAATGTTGGAGATATTGCTCCTAAATTCGAACTTCCAGACACAGATCTGAAAATGAGGACTCTTGATGAATTTAAAGGGAAAAAGATCGTTCTTACATTTATTGTTGCAGCGAGTTCTCCTGTTTGTGAAAATGAATTGTGTAACTTTAGAGATTCATGGAGTGAAATTTCAAATCTAGGAGCTCAGATAGTTGCAATAAGTAACGATGGCCCATTTGCAAATAAAGCATTTGTCCAAAAAAATAACTTTAATTTTCCATTATTGGCCGACTATAACAGTAAAACAATTCGGGATTATGATGTTTTAATGCCACATCTGCTACACATCAAAGACTACAATGCGGCAAAGCGTTCAGTATTCATAATAATGGAAGATGGAAAAATTGGATACAAATGGGTATCAGAAGATCCGTTAAAAGAACCCAATTACGACGAAATAAAAAAATTCCTAAATTAA
- a CDS encoding NADH-quinone oxidoreductase subunit A, which yields MVGELAGNYSTIVLMFGFAVVAMAPALVISRMISPRKRSNPVKFLPMECGQVPSGEGRTHFMMQYYAYILMFVVFDVMAIFLYAWGSSLLDLPKSATLPIIGFLGIMFAAMAFALHQSGRRDIW from the coding sequence TTGGTCGGGGAATTAGCTGGCAATTATAGTACTATAGTATTGATGTTTGGATTTGCTGTAGTTGCTATGGCACCTGCGCTTGTAATTTCTAGAATGATTTCTCCAAGAAAAAGAAGTAACCCAGTTAAATTTTTGCCAATGGAATGTGGACAAGTTCCATCAGGTGAAGGAAGAACTCATTTTATGATGCAGTATTATGCTTACATTTTGATGTTTGTTGTTTTTGATGTTATGGCGATTTTCTTATATGCATGGGGAAGTTCACTTTTAGACTTGCCAAAATCTGCTACTTTGCCAATCATTGGTTTCTTAGGAATTATGTTTGCAGCAATGGCATTTGCATTACATCAGTCAGGGAGACGAGACATATGGTAG
- a CDS encoding biotin carboxylase N-terminal domain-containing protein, which translates to MIEKVLIANRGEIALRVIKTCKALGIKTVAVYSDEDYNSLHVKQATEAYHIGEAAPSKSYLNQEKIIETILSSGADAIHPGYGFLSENSDFASKCEKNKINFIGPSAVSMDLCGDKMQCKAAMLKAKVPTVPGSPGLVKDVEEALKIANDISYPVLLKSVFGGGGRGIRLVNNDKELREGFETVTSESISAVGKSAIIVEKFLQKTRHIEYQMARDKHGNAVHIFERECSIQRRNQKLIEQTPSPVVDQKTRDRIGELVVKASEAVDYTNLGTAEFLRADNGEFYFIEINARLQVEHPISELVSGLDFVKLQIDIANGEPLPFKQKDLKMNGYAIECRINAEDTFLDFAPSTGPVPDVIIPSGPSVRCDTYLYPGCTVSPFYDSLMAKLCTWGQTFEESRTRMLNALNDFYIQGVETSIPLYKTILNTDEYKSGNLSTDFLNRYKIIDRLKEDLKNEKIEKSDAALAAAIVYSEYYKSRVESSTNNNSNWKNKLS; encoded by the coding sequence ATGATTGAAAAAGTTCTGATCGCAAATAGAGGAGAAATCGCTTTACGTGTAATCAAGACATGTAAAGCACTTGGAATCAAAACTGTTGCGGTATATTCTGATGAGGATTACAATTCTTTACATGTTAAGCAAGCTACAGAAGCATATCATATTGGTGAAGCTGCACCATCAAAATCTTATCTGAATCAGGAAAAAATTATTGAAACAATTTTATCTTCTGGAGCGGATGCAATACATCCTGGCTATGGTTTTCTTTCGGAAAATTCTGATTTTGCAAGTAAATGTGAAAAAAATAAAATTAATTTTATTGGACCATCTGCTGTATCCATGGATCTCTGTGGTGATAAGATGCAATGTAAAGCAGCTATGCTAAAGGCAAAAGTTCCAACTGTTCCAGGAAGTCCTGGTCTTGTGAAAGATGTTGAAGAAGCATTAAAAATTGCAAATGATATTTCATATCCCGTATTACTAAAATCTGTTTTTGGAGGTGGCGGTCGTGGAATTAGATTAGTAAATAATGATAAAGAATTACGTGAAGGTTTTGAAACAGTTACTAGTGAATCTATCTCTGCAGTAGGAAAATCTGCAATCATTGTTGAAAAATTTCTGCAAAAAACCAGACATATTGAATATCAAATGGCAAGAGACAAACATGGTAATGCAGTTCATATATTTGAAAGAGAATGTTCAATTCAAAGACGTAATCAAAAACTTATTGAACAAACACCTTCTCCTGTCGTTGATCAAAAAACAAGAGATAGAATTGGTGAGTTAGTAGTTAAAGCATCTGAAGCAGTTGACTACACTAACTTAGGTACAGCAGAATTTTTACGAGCTGATAATGGAGAGTTTTATTTTATAGAAATTAATGCTAGATTGCAAGTTGAGCATCCTATTTCTGAATTAGTTTCTGGATTAGATTTTGTTAAGCTTCAAATAGATATTGCTAATGGTGAACCACTTCCATTCAAACAAAAAGATCTTAAAATGAATGGATATGCTATTGAATGTAGAATAAATGCTGAAGATACATTTTTAGATTTTGCTCCTTCTACGGGACCAGTTCCAGACGTCATTATTCCATCTGGTCCAAGTGTTAGGTGTGATACTTATCTTTATCCTGGATGTACAGTTTCTCCATTTTATGATTCTTTGATGGCTAAACTTTGTACATGGGGTCAAACATTTGAAGAGTCACGCACACGTATGCTTAACGCATTAAATGACTTTTACATTCAAGGTGTTGAAACATCAATTCCACTTTACAAAACAATTCTCAATACTGATGAATATAAAAGTGGAAATCTCTCCACTGACTTTTTAAATCGTTATAAAATCATTGATAGATTAAAAGAAGATTTGAAAAATGAAAAAATTGAAAAAAGTGATGCTGCGTTGGCAGCTGCTATAGTTTATTCTGAATATTATAAAAGTAGAGTAGAGAGTTCTACTAACAATAATTCTAATTGGAAAAATAAATTGAGTTGA